In Nomia melanderi isolate GNS246 chromosome 5, iyNomMela1, whole genome shotgun sequence, a single genomic region encodes these proteins:
- the LOC116424007 gene encoding calmodulin: protein MADQLTEEQIAEFKEAFSLFDKDGDGTITTKELGTVMRSLGQNPTEAELQDMINEVDADGNGTIDFPEFLTMMARKMKDTDSEEEIREAFRVFDKDGNGFISAAELRHVMTNLGEKLTDEEVDEMIREADIDGDGQVNYEEFVTMMTSK from the exons GCTGATCAACTCACAGAAGAACAAATCGCAGAATTCAAAGAAGCATTTTCGCTATTTGACAAAGATGGAGATGGTACCATTACAACCAAAGAGTTGGGTACAGTTATGCGATCGCTAGGTCAAAATCCTACAGAAGCTGAACTTCAGGATATGATCAATGAAGTGGACGCAGATg GTAATGGCACAATCGATTTCCCGGAGTTCTTAACCATGATGGCTCGCAAAATGAAGGACACTGACAGCGAGGAGGAAATTAGAGAGGCCTTCAGAGTATTTGATAAGGATGGAAATGGTTTCATATCTGCGGCGGAACTCAGACATGTTATGACAAATCTTGGAGAGAAACTAACTGACGAGGAAGTAGATGAAATGATTCGAGAGGCTGACATTGATGGTGATGGCCAAGTTAATTATGAAg AATTCGTCACAATGATGACATCAAAGTGA